From a region of the Pectobacterium aquaticum genome:
- a CDS encoding ISAs1 family transposase — protein sequence MNLDTIKAHFSIIRDERQSAKVDYPLFDILFASICAVIAGGQGWTDIREYVLGHHDWFLKQGLFEKGVPVDDTFARLISNIEPAEFRDCFLAWMKAVHKLTCGEVVAIDGKTLRGSYDRDDRQSTIHMVSAYASANQLVLGQLKTDAKSNEITAIPALIQMLDLRGAIVTIDAMACQTKIAKAITSKGGDYLLAVKGNQGKLAAAIQAAFTPHRRAPIDRGISQVEKQKSRVEARTYHVLDASDMVGDFSAWLGLTSIVMVESYRAAKGKAPELEYRYYISSAKLTPEQAGDAIRAHWGIESMHWILDVSMREDACQIYRENAAENLAGLRHMALNMLRAEPTKISVPMKQKRCMMKPVFLEQVLMAGLTSMVKC from the coding sequence ATGAATTTAGATACCATCAAAGCGCATTTCAGTATCATCCGCGATGAACGACAAAGCGCAAAAGTGGATTACCCACTGTTTGATATTTTGTTTGCTTCAATCTGCGCAGTGATAGCGGGAGGCCAGGGCTGGACTGACATTCGTGAGTACGTTCTCGGCCATCATGACTGGTTCCTTAAACAGGGCTTATTTGAAAAAGGTGTGCCCGTTGATGATACCTTTGCTCGCCTAATTTCAAATATTGAGCCCGCTGAATTCCGCGATTGTTTTCTCGCCTGGATGAAAGCCGTGCACAAGTTAACCTGTGGTGAAGTCGTCGCTATTGATGGCAAGACTTTGCGCGGCTCTTATGACAGAGACGACAGGCAAAGCACCATCCATATGGTAAGTGCCTATGCCAGCGCCAACCAACTCGTATTGGGCCAGCTTAAAACTGATGCTAAAAGCAATGAAATCACCGCGATACCCGCGCTGATTCAGATGTTGGACTTGCGAGGTGCCATCGTGACAATTGATGCGATGGCCTGTCAGACCAAGATTGCCAAGGCGATTACGAGCAAAGGTGGCGACTACTTATTGGCAGTTAAGGGCAATCAAGGCAAGTTAGCGGCAGCGATACAGGCCGCTTTTACCCCACATCGGCGCGCGCCAATTGACAGGGGCATATCTCAAGTTGAGAAGCAGAAAAGCCGAGTGGAGGCACGCACTTACCATGTACTGGATGCCAGTGATATGGTTGGGGATTTCTCTGCCTGGCTCGGGCTAACCAGCATAGTCATGGTCGAAAGTTACCGCGCAGCAAAAGGCAAAGCGCCAGAGTTGGAGTACCGCTACTACATCAGTTCAGCCAAACTAACCCCAGAGCAGGCCGGAGATGCGATACGGGCCCATTGGGGTATCGAGTCCATGCATTGGATTTTAGATGTCAGTATGCGAGAGGATGCTTGCCAGATTTACCGAGAAAACGCCGCAGAAAACTTGGCAGGGTTAAGGCACATGGCGCTGAACATGCTCAGAGCCGAGCCAACGAAGATTAGCGTACCGATGAAACAAAAACGCTGCATGATGAAACCCGTGTTCTTGGAGCAAGTTCTTATGGCTGGATTAACGTCAATGGTTAAATGTTGA
- the licT gene encoding BglG family transcription antiterminator LicT, translating into MAEPIKAIKILNNSLVLSSDADNNEIIVMGKGIGFNSKTGDILDPAKIEKTFILKDGTSPREFARLIEHVGEEYVHIVNKIIDDANRQLHSRLSEQVFFTLIDHISFAIERYRKGISIQNRLLYEVKRFYPQEFAIASRALNDINQQMKLELPEEEAGNIAFHLVNAQTDVQNMENTLQSVKMLKDIFNIIQYNFHIVIDKESINYSRFLTHMQFFIQRLLENSLIHSNDDFIFEQVTKEYPDAYKCSRLIKDYIHNLLNIDISNDEMLYLIIHIVRITPEQESAPNRR; encoded by the coding sequence ATGGCTGAACCGATAAAAGCAATAAAAATACTGAACAATAGCCTGGTGTTATCTTCCGATGCAGATAACAACGAAATCATTGTTATGGGGAAAGGAATCGGCTTTAACAGCAAGACCGGCGATATTCTCGATCCGGCCAAAATTGAGAAGACCTTTATTCTCAAGGATGGTACATCGCCACGCGAATTTGCTCGTCTGATTGAGCACGTCGGGGAAGAATATGTTCATATCGTGAATAAGATTATTGATGATGCGAACCGGCAGCTTCATAGTCGCTTGAGCGAGCAGGTCTTTTTTACGCTGATCGACCATATCAGTTTTGCGATTGAGCGCTATCGCAAAGGCATCAGCATACAAAATCGTCTGCTTTATGAAGTAAAGCGATTTTACCCGCAGGAATTTGCGATTGCCTCGCGGGCGCTCAACGACATTAACCAACAGATGAAGCTGGAATTGCCTGAAGAGGAAGCGGGCAATATCGCGTTTCATTTAGTCAACGCCCAAACCGACGTCCAGAATATGGAGAACACGCTCCAGTCGGTCAAGATGCTGAAAGATATCTTTAATATCATCCAATACAACTTCCATATCGTGATTGATAAAGAGTCGATTAACTACTCCCGCTTCCTGACGCACATGCAATTCTTTATTCAGCGTCTGTTGGAAAATAGCCTGATTCATTCAAATGATGACTTTATTTTTGAGCAAGTCACCAAAGAATATCCTGATGCCTATAAATGCAGCCGACTGATCAAAGACTATATTCACAACCTGCTCAACATCGACATTTCTAACGATGAAATGCTGTACCTAATTATTCATATCGTCCGTATCACCCCAGAACAGGAAAGCGCGCCCAATCGGCGATAA
- a CDS encoding LacI family DNA-binding transcriptional regulator, whose amino-acid sequence MATITDIAQKAGVAASTVSRVLNNDPSLSITKEKRQLIKKIAHELAYLSPTQRKQQKKRLENALVVRSHFKMDNDNLLNLAVVHFLTPSEELNDPYFTAMRIGIENRCHHFNISLRNLFTTNLSSNSQTLSQAQAIICVGHFSDSDIALISSLNKNLIFIDSAPLDKQCDAVLFDREAAAREVLYYIVNSGAQRPAFIGNNESRLHVFQEITQKHGIYDESRCKVSQLFCIESGYQAMNELLQQKEWPDVVFAATDIIAIGVYRAIQEKGIAIPKQIKVVGMNDIPTAQHLNPSLTTMRLYPTEMGEAAVDLFLELVAGRYYKKHVQIGYEMMWRESFTLNDALL is encoded by the coding sequence GTGGCAACGATTACAGATATCGCTCAAAAAGCTGGGGTGGCAGCCTCAACCGTTTCTCGCGTACTTAATAACGATCCCAGCCTGTCAATAACCAAAGAAAAGCGCCAACTCATCAAGAAAATTGCCCATGAGTTGGCCTATTTATCGCCCACACAACGTAAGCAGCAGAAAAAAAGGTTAGAGAACGCGCTTGTTGTCCGTTCTCATTTCAAAATGGATAATGACAATCTATTAAATCTCGCCGTCGTCCACTTTCTTACGCCCTCAGAAGAACTCAACGATCCTTATTTCACCGCAATGCGTATTGGCATTGAAAACCGCTGCCACCATTTTAATATTTCGTTACGCAATCTATTCACCACCAATTTATCATCCAATAGCCAGACTTTATCTCAAGCGCAGGCGATCATTTGCGTAGGTCACTTTAGCGATAGCGATATCGCCTTAATCTCTTCATTAAATAAAAATCTGATTTTTATCGATTCGGCCCCTCTCGATAAACAATGTGACGCCGTGCTTTTTGATCGGGAAGCGGCCGCACGCGAAGTATTGTATTACATTGTGAATAGCGGCGCTCAGCGCCCCGCATTTATAGGGAACAATGAGAGTCGACTGCATGTATTTCAGGAGATAACGCAAAAACACGGTATCTACGACGAGTCGCGATGCAAAGTCAGTCAGTTATTCTGTATTGAGTCCGGCTATCAGGCGATGAATGAGTTGCTGCAACAAAAAGAGTGGCCTGATGTCGTGTTCGCGGCGACAGACATTATCGCTATTGGCGTGTACCGAGCGATTCAAGAGAAAGGTATTGCCATTCCTAAGCAAATAAAAGTGGTTGGGATGAATGACATCCCCACAGCACAGCATCTCAATCCCAGTTTGACCACAATGCGACTTTACCCCACTGAAATGGGCGAAGCCGCCGTCGATCTGTTTTTAGAGCTGGTGGCAGGACGCTATTATAAAAAACACGTACAGATTGGTTATGAGATGATGTGGCGCGAAAGCTTCACACTCAACGATGCCCTTTTATAA
- a CDS encoding glycosyl hydrolase 53 family protein: protein MKKNNYSGIISILLMLFIGFMSANLAKAAQPFAYGADIGWVKQLEDRGVSWRDDAGTPRDVLQILRDHGINAVRLRIFVNPDPSALWHKDNTTWTMLGYTDKTRVVDAAQRAKAMGMRVMVDFHYSDVFADPGHQIKPAAWANYNLSQLTTAVYNHTHEVMTALVSAGVTPEWVQVGNEMNPGILLPEGSTSRFANLTQLLNAGYDAVKAVSPSSKVISHLAHGNNNSNSRWFFDNFLTTHGGKTDVIGFSFYPYWEGKNYWELTGALASNLNDMASRYGKEVMVVEVGGLETNPTDSYWTIRDTINLVKAVPGNKGIGVFYWEPAANAKVLPDGYALGATTQVSTNVLQFTRALDAFAESQINFVNGTRYKIVNRHSSKSLNIVSGSSEDGAWVEQYSDGNWDSQRFYFNAIGNGYFNLVNVNSGKYIDVNFSANEDGAQILQMYNTGHFSQQWLILDAGDGYYKIMNRNSGKLLDVNSRSTENGASGIQWHDNGGWNQLWKITAN, encoded by the coding sequence ATGAAAAAGAATAATTATTCAGGAATCATCTCTATATTGTTAATGCTGTTTATAGGGTTTATGTCAGCCAATTTGGCGAAAGCGGCGCAGCCGTTTGCTTACGGCGCGGATATTGGCTGGGTAAAGCAATTAGAAGATCGCGGGGTAAGCTGGCGTGATGATGCAGGAACGCCGCGCGATGTATTACAGATATTGCGCGATCACGGTATAAACGCTGTACGGTTACGCATTTTCGTTAATCCCGACCCCAGTGCGCTATGGCATAAAGATAATACGACCTGGACGATGCTTGGCTATACGGATAAAACCCGCGTGGTGGATGCCGCGCAGCGCGCCAAAGCGATGGGAATGCGCGTCATGGTGGATTTCCACTACAGTGATGTTTTCGCGGATCCGGGTCATCAAATAAAGCCAGCGGCGTGGGCGAACTACAATCTGAGTCAATTAACGACGGCCGTTTATAATCACACTCATGAAGTGATGACTGCGTTGGTATCCGCTGGCGTGACGCCGGAATGGGTGCAGGTCGGCAACGAAATGAACCCGGGCATTTTACTCCCGGAAGGTAGCACAAGCCGGTTTGCCAATCTAACGCAGCTACTGAATGCGGGCTATGATGCGGTTAAAGCGGTCAGCCCTTCCTCTAAGGTGATCAGCCATCTGGCGCATGGGAATAATAATTCAAACTCTCGCTGGTTTTTTGATAATTTCCTCACCACGCACGGTGGGAAAACCGATGTGATTGGCTTTTCGTTCTATCCCTACTGGGAAGGGAAAAATTATTGGGAGCTCACTGGCGCTCTGGCGAGCAATCTCAATGATATGGCGAGCCGGTATGGTAAGGAAGTCATGGTCGTTGAAGTCGGCGGTTTGGAAACCAACCCGACAGACAGTTACTGGACGATCAGGGATACGATTAATCTTGTTAAAGCCGTGCCGGGAAATAAAGGGATTGGGGTTTTTTATTGGGAACCAGCGGCTAATGCAAAGGTGCTACCGGATGGCTACGCTTTAGGCGCGACGACGCAAGTTTCAACCAATGTATTGCAATTTACCCGAGCACTGGACGCGTTTGCCGAATCGCAAATCAATTTCGTCAACGGCACCCGCTATAAAATCGTTAATCGACACAGTAGTAAATCGCTGAATATCGTGAGCGGTTCGAGTGAAGATGGCGCATGGGTTGAACAATACAGTGACGGCAACTGGGACAGCCAGCGTTTTTATTTTAACGCGATTGGCAATGGTTATTTCAATCTGGTGAATGTGAATAGCGGAAAGTACATTGATGTTAATTTCAGTGCCAATGAGGATGGTGCGCAAATTCTCCAAATGTATAACACCGGCCATTTTAGCCAGCAATGGCTGATTTTGGATGCCGGCGATGGCTATTATAAAATCATGAATAGGAACAGTGGGAAGCTTTTGGATGTTAACAGCCGTTCAACAGAGAACGGTGCATCCGGTATTCAATGGCATGATAACGGGGGATGGAATCAGTTGTGGAAAATAACCGCTAATTGA
- a CDS encoding ABC transporter ATP-binding protein — MADILLKNIVKRYDKTETIHRINLEINSGEFVVFVGPSGCGKSTLLRMIAGLEDITDGEIHIDNRLVNHFDPAERGIAMVFQSYALYPHMTVAENMGFGLRMNGHPKAEVEKMVRKAAMTLQLEALLDRTPKQLSGGQRQRVAIGRAIVRDPKVFLFDEPLSNLDAELRVEMRLQIARLHQEMRNTMVYVTHDQVEAMTLADKIVVLNKGYIEQVGTPMALYHKPENLFVAGFIGSPNMNFLPGEVLQVEGNNVSILINKLNTLSVNLANHGLCADQKITVGIRPEHLSIDPNGGDVSLSITSEVTERLGNATYIFGAYSGVNNFKVHLSGDNSIVPYSTIPLTCRSEHLHFFDENGKRIN, encoded by the coding sequence ATGGCTGATATTTTATTAAAAAATATAGTGAAGCGTTACGATAAGACTGAAACCATCCATCGTATTAATCTTGAGATTAATTCAGGCGAATTTGTGGTCTTCGTCGGTCCGTCGGGGTGTGGTAAATCGACGTTGCTGAGAATGATCGCAGGATTGGAAGATATCACGGATGGCGAAATTCATATTGATAACCGTTTAGTTAACCATTTCGATCCCGCAGAGCGGGGGATTGCGATGGTGTTCCAGTCTTACGCGCTGTACCCGCATATGACGGTGGCTGAAAATATGGGGTTTGGGTTGAGAATGAACGGGCACCCCAAAGCTGAAGTCGAAAAAATGGTGCGTAAGGCCGCGATGACGCTCCAGCTAGAAGCACTGTTAGACCGCACACCGAAACAGCTTTCTGGCGGTCAGCGTCAGCGTGTTGCGATTGGGCGTGCCATTGTGCGCGATCCTAAAGTGTTCTTATTCGATGAGCCCTTGTCGAACCTCGATGCCGAATTACGCGTGGAAATGCGTTTACAGATTGCCCGGCTTCATCAGGAAATGCGTAACACCATGGTTTATGTGACGCACGATCAAGTCGAAGCGATGACGCTGGCGGATAAAATTGTGGTGTTAAACAAGGGATATATTGAGCAGGTTGGGACACCGATGGCGCTCTACCATAAGCCAGAAAATCTTTTTGTCGCAGGTTTTATCGGTTCGCCGAATATGAACTTTCTACCTGGCGAAGTGCTACAGGTTGAAGGGAACAACGTGAGTATCTTGATCAATAAGCTCAATACGCTTTCCGTTAATCTTGCTAACCACGGATTGTGTGCCGATCAGAAAATTACCGTGGGTATTCGCCCTGAACACCTGAGTATTGACCCGAACGGTGGGGACGTCAGCTTGTCGATCACGAGTGAGGTCACGGAAAGGCTGGGTAATGCGACCTATATTTTTGGTGCGTATTCTGGCGTTAATAATTTCAAGGTTCATTTGTCGGGTGATAATAGTATTGTGCCTTACTCAACGATTCCGCTGACGTGCCGTAGTGAACATCTGCACTTTTTTGATGAAAATGGAAAGCGGATTAATTAA
- a CDS encoding carbohydrate ABC transporter permease: MRKSKINSMLMHIFLVLMSIFSLFPFYWMVVSSTNSTSQINMGKFTFGDQLLVNFTNLTSQVDLALVFWNTSKIALISTVSTLVVCSIAGYAFEIYSSKNRERVYVALLTTMMIPFAALMIPLFTMFGKAGLLDTHFAVVMPTVAGAFIIFYFRQCTKTFPRELIDAARVESVAEWKIFLYVYVPIMRASYSAAFIIVFMTSWNAFLWPLIVLQSNELKTINLVLSSFASAYSPDFGLIMVGTVISTLPSLLIFFAMQKQFIASMTGAVK; this comes from the coding sequence ATGAGAAAAAGTAAAATTAACAGCATGCTGATGCATATTTTTCTTGTGCTGATGAGCATTTTCTCGCTTTTCCCATTCTATTGGATGGTGGTATCGAGCACGAATAGCACCAGCCAAATCAACATGGGTAAATTCACGTTTGGCGATCAATTACTGGTCAACTTTACCAATCTGACGAGTCAGGTGGATCTGGCATTAGTGTTTTGGAATACCTCAAAGATTGCATTGATCAGTACGGTGTCAACGCTGGTGGTGTGCTCTATCGCAGGTTATGCCTTTGAGATTTATTCCAGCAAGAATCGTGAGCGTGTCTATGTCGCACTATTAACGACGATGATGATCCCGTTTGCAGCATTAATGATCCCGCTTTTTACCATGTTTGGTAAGGCTGGCTTACTGGATACGCATTTTGCCGTTGTCATGCCGACGGTGGCCGGTGCGTTTATTATTTTTTACTTTAGGCAATGTACGAAAACGTTTCCGAGAGAGTTGATCGATGCTGCGCGCGTGGAAAGCGTCGCGGAGTGGAAAATTTTCTTGTATGTCTATGTACCGATTATGCGAGCCAGCTATTCCGCTGCGTTTATCATTGTTTTTATGACGTCATGGAATGCCTTTCTCTGGCCGCTTATTGTCCTCCAGTCTAATGAATTAAAGACGATTAATCTGGTGTTATCCAGCTTTGCTTCTGCCTATTCTCCAGACTTCGGGCTTATTATGGTGGGAACAGTCATCTCTACTCTTCCTAGCTTACTTATCTTCTTCGCCATGCAAAAGCAATTTATCGCCAGCATGACGGGCGCAGTGAAGTAA
- a CDS encoding carbohydrate ABC transporter permease, whose protein sequence is MMYKPKMNRLYNINGWAFVATAVGLIALMTIYPIFKSLWLSFQSGRGVVTQFVGLGNIIRLFSDPMFKTALWNTLTFLVIQVPIMILLSLAISSCLNSSQLKYRQWFRIAIFLPCVTSLVAYSILFKSMFELDGVINSFLLFIHVIDDPIPWLSDPFWAKVTIIIAITWRWTGYNMIFYLSAMQNIDKSIYEAARVDGVSPIKQFFFITIPLLKPVILFTSVTSTIGTLQLFDEVMNITNGGPANATLTLSLYIYNLSFKFVPNFGYAATVSYVIVVFSAILALIQFKAARKG, encoded by the coding sequence ATGATGTATAAACCTAAAATGAATAGGCTTTATAACATCAACGGCTGGGCTTTTGTCGCTACCGCTGTTGGGTTAATTGCCTTAATGACGATATACCCTATTTTCAAATCACTGTGGCTTTCTTTTCAGTCTGGCCGTGGTGTGGTGACACAATTTGTTGGCCTGGGAAATATCATTCGTTTATTCAGTGATCCTATGTTCAAAACGGCACTTTGGAATACGTTAACGTTTCTGGTAATCCAAGTCCCCATTATGATTCTATTATCACTGGCTATTTCTTCTTGTTTGAACTCGTCTCAGCTTAAATATCGCCAGTGGTTTAGAATAGCGATCTTTTTACCTTGTGTGACCTCACTGGTGGCCTACTCCATTCTTTTCAAGAGTATGTTTGAACTGGATGGCGTGATTAATTCATTCTTGCTGTTTATTCATGTTATTGACGATCCGATTCCGTGGTTGTCCGATCCTTTCTGGGCGAAAGTGACCATCATTATTGCCATTACATGGCGCTGGACGGGATATAACATGATATTTTATCTTTCTGCTATGCAGAATATTGATAAGTCAATTTATGAGGCGGCTAGGGTTGATGGCGTCAGCCCCATTAAGCAGTTTTTCTTCATCACCATACCCTTATTGAAACCGGTTATTCTTTTTACCAGTGTGACATCAACCATTGGCACATTACAGTTGTTTGATGAAGTCATGAATATCACGAATGGTGGTCCGGCAAATGCGACGCTGACGTTATCGCTTTATATTTATAATTTGTCATTCAAATTTGTACCGAACTTTGGCTATGCGGCAACGGTTTCATACGTGATTGTTGTTTTCTCAGCAATACTGGCGCTGATTCAGTTTAAAGCAGCACGGAAGGGATAA
- a CDS encoding ABC transporter substrate-binding protein, producing MKIKNKVSTLFAVSFLTLGLSSHSLAAEVTVWAWDPNFNVAAMHEASSIYKKADPSFSLKVIDSGKEDIEQKLNTMLASGVKNSLPDIVLIEDYNAQKYLQAYPDSFTPLQDAIDYSQFAPYKTKVMTVGDKVYGVPFDSGVAGMFYRLDYLEAAGYKESDMVNITWDKYIEIGKQVKAKTGVDMLTYDMNDVVLPHIMMQSGGEWFFDNQGQLNLTKNNALKETLKTIKAINDAKIARPISGWSSFVGSFNAGKSASVVSGVWVIGSIKSAEDQKGKWRVAPIPRLNLDKAVHASNQGGSSWYVLKGGKNTKQAIEFLQKTFAADSNMYQTLLVDRGALATFLPATSGPAYAVHDPFFGGQPVFADFSKWVTEIPQVSYGMYTQEVDNAIAAEIPALLKGDSVDDVLKRAEATLKNQIMQ from the coding sequence ATGAAGATCAAGAATAAAGTATCTACCCTATTTGCAGTTTCATTCCTCACGCTGGGCTTATCGAGTCACAGCTTGGCTGCTGAAGTCACCGTGTGGGCCTGGGATCCTAACTTCAATGTTGCGGCAATGCATGAGGCATCGTCGATATATAAAAAAGCCGATCCAAGTTTTAGTCTGAAAGTGATCGACTCCGGTAAAGAAGATATTGAGCAGAAATTAAATACCATGTTGGCTTCAGGGGTTAAAAACTCGCTTCCTGATATTGTGCTTATTGAAGATTATAATGCTCAGAAGTATCTTCAGGCTTATCCTGACTCGTTTACCCCATTACAGGATGCTATCGATTATAGCCAGTTTGCACCTTATAAAACGAAGGTGATGACGGTAGGGGATAAGGTATACGGTGTTCCTTTTGATTCCGGCGTGGCGGGAATGTTCTATCGACTCGATTATCTGGAGGCTGCCGGATATAAAGAGAGTGATATGGTGAATATTACCTGGGATAAATATATTGAAATCGGTAAGCAGGTAAAAGCGAAAACCGGTGTTGATATGCTGACCTACGATATGAATGATGTAGTTCTCCCTCATATTATGATGCAGTCCGGTGGAGAATGGTTCTTCGATAATCAAGGACAACTCAATCTCACCAAAAATAATGCACTGAAAGAAACGTTAAAAACAATTAAAGCGATTAATGACGCGAAAATTGCACGTCCTATCTCAGGCTGGTCGAGTTTTGTCGGGAGCTTTAATGCCGGAAAATCGGCGAGTGTGGTTTCTGGCGTATGGGTGATTGGCTCCATTAAAAGTGCTGAAGATCAGAAAGGCAAATGGCGTGTCGCGCCGATCCCACGGCTGAACCTCGACAAAGCGGTACATGCTTCCAATCAGGGGGGATCGAGCTGGTATGTCTTAAAAGGTGGCAAAAATACTAAACAGGCGATTGAATTTTTGCAGAAAACCTTTGCGGCAGATAGCAATATGTATCAAACCCTTTTGGTTGATCGCGGTGCGCTCGCCACCTTCCTTCCCGCCACTTCCGGCCCTGCTTACGCGGTACACGATCCGTTCTTTGGCGGGCAACCCGTGTTCGCTGATTTCTCTAAATGGGTGACTGAAATTCCACAGGTTTCCTACGGTATGTATACCCAGGAAGTTGATAACGCCATTGCTGCTGAAATACCTGCATTACTGAAAGGCGATTCTGTTGATGACGTTTTAAAACGCGCCGAAGCGACATTAAAAAATCAGATTATGCAGTAG
- the nudK gene encoding GDP-mannose pyrophosphatase NudK → MSSPIDIVEKKLLSDNWYILNKYTFDLKRNNGGLVRQVREVYDRGDGATILLYNRAKGTVILTRQFRIPTYVNGNESGMLLETCAGLLDDHSPEECIRNEAIEETGYAIGNVEKLFYAYMSPGSVTERVYFFAAEYDESQRDNLGGGVEDEDIEVLELPFSEAVAMMNDGRIKDGKTIMLLQHAIIRGWFAKA, encoded by the coding sequence ATGTCGTCTCCCATTGATATCGTCGAAAAGAAGCTGCTATCCGATAATTGGTATATTCTGAATAAATATACATTTGATTTAAAAAGAAATAATGGCGGCTTGGTTCGCCAAGTTCGTGAAGTTTACGATCGTGGTGATGGTGCGACGATTCTGCTGTACAACCGGGCGAAAGGTACGGTGATTCTGACACGACAATTCCGTATTCCCACCTACGTCAACGGCAACGAAAGCGGCATGCTGCTGGAAACCTGCGCGGGTTTGCTGGACGACCATTCGCCCGAAGAATGTATCCGTAACGAGGCCATCGAAGAAACGGGCTATGCGATCGGCAACGTGGAAAAGCTGTTCTATGCCTACATGTCGCCGGGCAGCGTGACGGAGCGTGTGTACTTTTTCGCTGCTGAATACGATGAGTCGCAGAGGGATAATCTGGGCGGTGGTGTGGAAGATGAAGACATTGAGGTGCTGGAACTGCCGTTCAGCGAAGCCGTCGCGATGATGAACGATGGCCGGATTAAAGACGGTAAGACCATTATGCTGCTACAGCATGCGATCATCCGCGGCTGGTTTGCCAAGGCATAG
- a CDS encoding 2-hydroxymuconate tautomerase family protein — MPYVNIKITNEGVTAEQKRQLIEGVTQLLVDVLNKNPKTTVVVIDEVETDNWGIGGVPVTELRKASQ; from the coding sequence ATGCCATACGTCAACATCAAAATCACCAATGAAGGCGTCACCGCTGAACAAAAGCGTCAGTTGATTGAAGGCGTCACCCAGTTGCTGGTCGATGTGCTAAATAAGAACCCGAAAACCACCGTGGTCGTGATTGATGAAGTTGAAACGGACAACTGGGGGATCGGCGGCGTGCCGGTGACGGAGTTGAGGAAGGCCAGTCAGTAA
- a CDS encoding Nramp family divalent metal transporter, giving the protein MPGSRVIESTSRTSRKVKLSLMGPAFIAAIGYIDPGNFATNIQSGAAYGYTLLWVVVWANLMAMLIQLLSAKLGIATGKNLAEHIRDRFPRPAVWAYWVQAEIIAMATDLAEFIGAAIGFKLLLGVSLLEGAILTAIATFLILMLQQRGQKPLEMVIGGLLLFVAAAYIVELVFSQPELSALAKGMAIPSLPTSDAVLLAAGVLGATIMPHVIYLHSSLTQHEGNHTRAERYSATKVDVAIAMTIAGFVNLAMMATAAAAFHFSGNQDIADLDKAYLTLEPLLGKAAAVIFGLSLVAAGLSSTVVGTLAGQVVMQGFVRFHIPLWVRRTVTMLPSFIVILSGMDPTRVLVLSQVVLSFGIALALVPLLSFTGNRELMGTMVNGKWVQRIGQLIVVLVVSLNMYLLMDTMLGI; this is encoded by the coding sequence ATGCCGGGTAGCCGTGTTATTGAGTCAACAAGCCGCACATCAAGGAAGGTCAAACTTTCTCTGATGGGCCCGGCGTTTATTGCGGCGATTGGTTATATCGATCCGGGTAACTTTGCCACTAACATCCAGTCTGGCGCGGCCTATGGCTATACGCTGCTGTGGGTGGTGGTGTGGGCGAACCTGATGGCGATGCTGATCCAGCTGTTGTCCGCCAAATTGGGGATCGCAACGGGTAAGAACCTGGCGGAACATATTCGCGATCGTTTTCCGCGCCCAGCCGTTTGGGCGTATTGGGTGCAGGCCGAAATTATTGCGATGGCGACCGATCTGGCCGAATTTATCGGTGCGGCGATTGGTTTCAAGCTGCTATTGGGCGTGTCGCTGCTGGAAGGCGCGATCCTCACTGCCATTGCCACCTTCCTGATTCTTATGCTGCAACAGCGCGGGCAGAAGCCGCTGGAGATGGTCATTGGCGGCCTGCTGCTGTTTGTGGCGGCGGCGTATATTGTTGAATTGGTCTTCTCTCAGCCTGAGCTGTCCGCGTTAGCCAAAGGCATGGCAATCCCGAGTCTGCCGACCTCCGATGCCGTGTTGCTGGCCGCCGGTGTGTTGGGGGCGACCATTATGCCGCATGTGATTTACCTGCACTCTTCCCTGACGCAGCATGAGGGCAACCACACCCGTGCCGAGCGTTATTCGGCAACGAAAGTCGATGTCGCGATTGCGATGACCATCGCCGGATTCGTCAATCTGGCGATGATGGCAACGGCCGCGGCGGCGTTCCATTTCAGCGGCAATCAGGATATTGCCGATCTGGATAAAGCCTACCTCACGCTGGAGCCGCTGCTGGGTAAAGCCGCCGCGGTCATTTTCGGTCTGAGTCTGGTGGCGGCGGGTCTGTCTTCTACCGTTGTCGGTACGCTGGCGGGGCAGGTGGTGATGCAAGGATTCGTGCGCTTTCATATCCCACTCTGGGTACGCCGCACAGTGACAATGCTGCCGTCGTTTATCGTGATTCTGTCCGGTATGGATCCGACGCGGGTGCTGGTGTTGAGTCAGGTGGTGCTGAGCTTTGGGATCGCGCTGGCGCTGGTTCCCTTGCTGTCCTTCACCGGCAACCGTGAACTAATGGGGACGATGGTGAACGGAAAATGGGTACAGCGCATCGGCCAACTCATTGTCGTACTGGTAGTTTCCCTCAATATGTATCTGCTGATGGATACGATGTTGGGGATATAA